In Amycolatopsis methanolica 239, a single genomic region encodes these proteins:
- a CDS encoding aldehyde dehydrogenase family protein encodes MTLTVQPHRESVGLKTGQLYLDGQWGPGTGGDSWTHRHPATGEEIGEFAIATEADVDAAVASARVAFESGTWSNSRASTRVAVLHRYADLLREHAEELRSLQALDNSVPLSFSSTIYATSAGAAADVFDHHAGWVDKLGGETLTPYQGGDHLAMTFREPIGVVAAILPWNAPFLLFAQKVAPALAAGCTIVLKPSEYCTFTVLRMVELLVEAGLPAGTLNVVTGPGDPVGETLITHPGVDKVSFTGSRAVGKHIVEASAGTLKRVSLELGGKSPALVFADAPNVALAAATVVGAVTMGLSGQACVANTRALVHRDVYDEFLGAAQGMAQAVTYGDPFDPRVMASPLINEKQLERVLGYIEKGKAEGARLVTGGERLGGDLANGNFVGPTIFADVDNHATIAQEEIFGPVLAVVPFTDEDEAVRLANDTEYGLGAGLFTADVQRAFRVSRKLRAGTIGINGFQIEPHLPFGGFKQSGLGREGGKSSIEAYTELKSVYLPLTDQMM; translated from the coding sequence ATGACACTTACCGTGCAGCCGCACCGCGAATCCGTCGGCCTCAAGACCGGTCAGCTCTACCTCGACGGCCAGTGGGGCCCCGGCACCGGCGGCGACTCGTGGACCCACCGACACCCGGCCACCGGCGAGGAGATCGGCGAGTTCGCCATCGCCACGGAGGCCGACGTCGACGCCGCGGTCGCCTCGGCGCGCGTGGCCTTCGAGTCGGGCACGTGGTCGAACTCCCGCGCGAGCACGCGTGTCGCGGTTCTGCACCGGTACGCGGACCTGCTGCGGGAGCACGCCGAGGAGCTGCGGTCGTTGCAGGCGCTGGACAACTCGGTGCCGCTGTCGTTCAGCAGCACGATCTACGCGACCTCAGCCGGCGCCGCGGCGGACGTGTTCGACCACCACGCGGGCTGGGTCGACAAGCTCGGCGGCGAGACCCTGACGCCGTACCAGGGCGGCGACCACCTGGCGATGACCTTCCGCGAGCCGATCGGCGTGGTCGCGGCGATCTTGCCGTGGAACGCGCCGTTCCTGCTGTTCGCGCAAAAGGTCGCCCCGGCGCTCGCGGCTGGGTGCACCATCGTGCTCAAACCGTCGGAGTACTGCACGTTCACCGTGCTACGCATGGTCGAGCTGCTCGTCGAGGCCGGGCTGCCGGCCGGCACGCTCAACGTCGTCACCGGCCCCGGCGACCCGGTCGGCGAAACGCTGATCACGCACCCCGGGGTCGACAAGGTCAGCTTCACCGGCAGCCGCGCGGTGGGCAAACACATCGTCGAGGCGTCCGCGGGCACGCTCAAGCGGGTCTCGCTCGAACTCGGCGGCAAGAGCCCGGCGCTGGTGTTCGCCGACGCGCCCAACGTCGCGCTGGCCGCGGCCACGGTCGTCGGCGCGGTCACGATGGGCCTGTCCGGCCAGGCCTGCGTCGCCAACACCCGTGCCCTGGTGCACCGGGACGTCTACGACGAGTTCCTCGGCGCCGCGCAGGGCATGGCGCAGGCGGTGACCTACGGCGACCCGTTCGACCCGAGGGTCATGGCGAGCCCGCTGATCAACGAGAAGCAACTGGAACGGGTGCTCGGCTACATCGAGAAGGGCAAGGCCGAGGGCGCCCGGCTGGTCACCGGCGGCGAGCGGCTCGGCGGCGACCTGGCGAACGGCAACTTCGTCGGCCCGACCATCTTCGCCGACGTGGACAACCACGCGACGATCGCGCAGGAGGAGATCTTCGGCCCGGTGCTCGCGGTCGTCCCGTTCACCGACGAGGACGAGGCCGTGCGCCTGGCCAACGACACCGAGTACGGCCTCGGCGCGGGCCTGTTCACCGCCGACGTCCAGCGCGCGTTCCGCGTGTCGCGCAAGCTGCGCGCGGGCACGATCGGCATCAACGGTTTCCAGATCGAGCCGCACCTGCCCTTCGGCGGGTTCAAGCAGTCCGGGCTGGGGCGCGAGGGTGGTAAGTCCTCGATCGAGGCATACACCGAGCTCAAGTCGGTGTACCTGCCGCTGACCGACCAGATGATGTGA
- a CDS encoding 3-oxoacyl-ACP reductase: protein MREPRVAIVTGAGAGLGRAEALALARSGAPVVLNDVTEAAKTVVEEIEAEGGRALLVTGDVGERATADALVEAALDHFGGLHVVVNNAGVLRDRMLFSMSDEEWDTVIRVHLRGHFLLSRNATAHWRAQSKATGGPVFARIVNTASEAFLVGSAGQPNYAAAKAGIVGLTVATARGAARYGVRANAICPRARTVMTAAVFGDAPDGGVDPLSVDHVAPFVAFLASERAERINGQVFVVHGGMVALLKPPAVEQRFDTAGPLWTADELAATVGAHFDDRDPDTMFAATEILELP, encoded by the coding sequence ATGCGGGAACCGCGGGTGGCCATCGTGACCGGCGCCGGGGCGGGACTGGGCCGGGCGGAGGCGCTGGCGCTGGCCCGTTCGGGCGCCCCGGTCGTCCTCAACGACGTCACGGAGGCCGCGAAAACCGTCGTCGAGGAGATCGAGGCCGAGGGCGGCCGGGCGCTGCTCGTCACCGGGGACGTGGGCGAGCGCGCCACCGCCGACGCCCTCGTCGAAGCCGCGCTCGACCACTTCGGCGGGCTGCACGTCGTCGTCAACAACGCCGGGGTGCTGCGCGACCGGATGCTGTTCTCGATGTCCGACGAGGAGTGGGACACCGTGATCCGGGTGCACCTGCGCGGGCACTTCCTGTTGTCCCGCAACGCGACCGCGCACTGGCGCGCCCAGTCGAAGGCCACCGGCGGGCCGGTGTTCGCGCGGATCGTCAACACCGCGTCCGAGGCGTTCCTCGTCGGATCCGCCGGTCAGCCCAACTACGCGGCCGCCAAGGCCGGCATCGTGGGCCTCACCGTCGCCACCGCCCGGGGCGCCGCGCGGTACGGCGTGCGGGCCAACGCCATCTGCCCGCGGGCGCGCACCGTCATGACCGCCGCGGTCTTCGGCGACGCGCCGGACGGCGGTGTCGATCCCTTGTCGGTGGACCACGTCGCCCCTTTCGTCGCGTTCCTCGCCTCGGAGCGGGCGGAGCGCATCAACGGCCAGGTTTTCGTGGTGCACGGCGGCATGGTCGCGTTGCTGAAACCGCCCGCCGTCGAGCAGCGGTTCGACACCGCGGGTCCGCTGTGGACGGCCGACGAGCTGGCGGCCACCGTGGGCGCCCACTTCGACGACCGAGATCCCGACACCATGTTCGCCGCCACCGAGATCCTGGAGCTCCCATGA
- a CDS encoding ferredoxin: MEVAVDRSLCEANEVCIGFAPAVFELNDDEELRIAHPSVPESEVERVSQAIAACPKNALFIVE, encoded by the coding sequence ATGGAGGTCGCGGTCGACCGGTCGCTGTGCGAGGCGAACGAGGTGTGCATCGGGTTCGCGCCCGCCGTCTTCGAGCTGAATGACGACGAGGAGTTGCGCATCGCTCACCCGTCGGTGCCCGAATCAGAAGTAGAACGTGTTTCGCAAGCGATTGCGGCTTGTCCGAAGAATGCGCTGTTCATCGTCGAGTAA
- a CDS encoding acyl-CoA dehydrogenase family protein, which translates to MRISYTPEQDRLRDELRDYFARLMTPERREALAGDGGEYGDGKAYKEIVRELGRDGWLAIGWPEEWGGQARPMLDQLVFTDEAAVAGVPVPFLTVNTIGPTIMRFGTPEQKAFYLPRIAGGQLHFSIGYSEPEAGTDLASLRTRAVRDGDSYVVNGQKMWTSLIEYADYVWLAARTDPDAKRHKGLSILVMPTDAPGFSWTKVRTVAGPGTSATYYDDVRVPVSARIADENAGWPLITNQLNHERVALTSAAPIISALDEVRRWARETKQPDGSRVIDAEWVRMHLARVHAHAEYLKLRNWRIAWAAGSDELGAAAASATKVFGTELAIEAYRLLMEVVGPGAVVRAGSPGAVLRGQLERAHRSALILTFGGGTNEIQRDLIAATALSLPVTR; encoded by the coding sequence ATGCGGATCAGCTACACGCCCGAGCAGGACCGGCTGCGCGACGAACTGCGCGACTACTTCGCCAGGCTGATGACTCCGGAACGGCGCGAGGCGCTGGCCGGGGACGGCGGCGAGTACGGGGATGGCAAGGCCTACAAGGAGATCGTGCGCGAGCTGGGCCGGGACGGGTGGCTCGCGATCGGGTGGCCCGAGGAGTGGGGCGGGCAGGCCAGGCCCATGCTGGACCAGCTCGTGTTCACCGACGAGGCGGCCGTGGCCGGGGTGCCGGTGCCGTTCCTGACGGTCAACACGATCGGGCCCACGATCATGCGGTTCGGCACGCCGGAGCAGAAGGCGTTCTACCTGCCGCGCATCGCCGGCGGCCAGCTGCACTTCTCGATCGGCTATTCGGAGCCGGAGGCGGGCACCGACCTCGCGTCCCTGCGCACCCGCGCGGTCCGGGACGGCGACTCCTACGTCGTCAACGGCCAGAAGATGTGGACGAGCCTGATCGAGTACGCCGACTACGTGTGGCTGGCCGCGCGCACCGATCCGGACGCGAAACGGCACAAGGGGCTGAGCATCCTGGTCATGCCGACCGACGCCCCCGGCTTCTCCTGGACGAAGGTGCGCACCGTCGCCGGACCGGGCACGAGCGCGACCTACTACGACGACGTGCGCGTGCCGGTGTCCGCCCGGATCGCCGACGAGAACGCCGGCTGGCCGCTCATCACCAACCAGCTCAACCACGAGCGCGTGGCGCTGACCTCGGCCGCGCCGATCATCTCCGCGCTGGACGAGGTGCGCAGGTGGGCGCGGGAGACCAAGCAGCCGGACGGCAGCCGGGTCATCGACGCCGAGTGGGTCCGGATGCACCTGGCCCGCGTGCACGCCCACGCCGAGTACCTCAAGCTGCGCAACTGGCGGATCGCGTGGGCGGCGGGCTCGGACGAGCTGGGTGCGGCGGCGGCCTCGGCGACGAAGGTGTTCGGCACCGAGCTGGCGATCGAGGCGTACCGGCTGCTCATGGAGGTCGTCGGGCCGGGCGCGGTGGTGCGCGCCGGCTCCCCCGGCGCCGTGCTGCGCGGACAGCTCGAACGCGCGCACCGCTCGGCGCTGATCCTGACCTTCGGCGGCGGCACGAACGAGATCCAGCGCGACCTGATCGCGGCGACCGCCCTGTCCCTGCCCGTGACCCGCTGA
- a CDS encoding acyl-CoA dehydrogenase family protein, which translates to MDFALSADVTELAALAGRILSERASASPHGEGGFDRTVWQELARAGVIDAALPTAVGGGGLGLLGQCAVLTEIGRTVAEVPYLPTVVAASAIAESGDRQLIEEWVVPAVRGQAVLALALPDAGAPCGFTAEPDGGGWRVSGAQTAVPFAAFADALVVPAHTPEGTAVFVVAADGVRRQSVVDHADAGLVELNGVPASRLPEVSLLDHATVGLCAQQLGVLESALHRTAEYARQREQFGHVIGAFQAVRQRLADAYIDVEAVRLTLWQAAWRLSEGLPAASEVATAKYWAAEAGHRVAHTAVHIHGGVGIDTDHELHRYFVAAKRLEFALGGATAQLRVLGELLATS; encoded by the coding sequence GTGGACTTCGCGTTGAGTGCGGACGTGACCGAACTGGCCGCGCTCGCCGGCCGCATCCTGTCCGAGCGCGCTTCGGCGAGCCCGCACGGCGAGGGCGGGTTCGACCGCACGGTGTGGCAGGAGCTGGCGCGGGCCGGGGTGATCGACGCGGCGCTGCCCACCGCGGTCGGGGGCGGCGGCCTCGGGCTGCTCGGGCAGTGCGCGGTGCTGACCGAGATCGGCCGGACCGTCGCCGAGGTGCCGTACCTGCCGACCGTGGTGGCCGCGTCCGCGATCGCCGAGTCCGGGGACAGGCAGCTGATCGAGGAGTGGGTCGTGCCGGCGGTGCGCGGTCAGGCGGTGCTGGCACTCGCGCTGCCGGACGCGGGCGCGCCGTGCGGCTTCACGGCGGAACCGGACGGCGGGGGCTGGCGGGTGTCCGGGGCGCAGACGGCGGTGCCGTTCGCCGCGTTCGCCGACGCGCTGGTCGTGCCCGCGCACACGCCCGAGGGGACGGCGGTGTTCGTGGTCGCCGCGGACGGGGTGCGGCGGCAGAGCGTGGTCGACCACGCCGACGCCGGGCTGGTCGAGCTGAACGGGGTCCCGGCTTCGCGGCTGCCGGAGGTGTCCCTGCTCGACCACGCGACGGTCGGGTTGTGTGCGCAGCAGCTCGGCGTGCTGGAGAGCGCCTTACACCGCACGGCCGAGTACGCACGGCAGCGGGAGCAGTTCGGGCACGTGATCGGCGCGTTCCAGGCGGTGCGGCAGCGGCTCGCGGACGCCTACATCGACGTCGAAGCCGTGCGGCTGACGCTGTGGCAAGCCGCGTGGCGCCTGTCGGAGGGGCTGCCCGCGGCGTCGGAGGTCGCGACGGCGAAGTACTGGGCGGCCGAGGCCGGGCACCGGGTCGCGCACACCGCGGTCCACATCCACGGCGGGGTCGGGATCGACACCGACCACGAGCTGCACCGGTACTTCGTGGCGGCCAAGCGGCTGGAGTTCGCCCTCGGCGGGGCGACGGCGCAGCTGCGGGTGCTGGGCGAGCTGCTCGCGACGTCATGA
- a CDS encoding long-chain-fatty-acid--CoA ligase, translating to MTVTEMLLARAADDGPGLRFEDSAWTWREHVQQCADHAAVLRSLLTGPVKHVGVLADNVPSFSFLLGGCAFAGSVLVGLNPTRRGAALERDIRLSDCRLVLTEGRHAALLDGVDVPVLDLDGPEWAALLDSCAGSPLSPVPATPADLLMLIFTSGTSGDPKAVRCTHEKIALPGQMLASRFGLSGSDCVYLSMPMFHSNAIMAGWSVGLAAGAALAMRRRFSASGFLHDVLRFGATYANYVGKPLSYVLATTESPDDADNPLRIVYGNEGAEADLAEFGRRFGCHVVDAFGSTEGGMGFARTPDTPPGSLGPLPEGVAVLDPETGSVCPPGVVGELVNTAGAGAFAGYYKNPEADAERLRDGRYHTGDLAYVDENGFCFFAGRLGDWLRVDGENLGTAPIERVLLRHPAIAEAAVYAVPDPAVGDQVLAALVLSRPLSPEEFGEFLAAQPDLGPKQLPRFVRLVNELPRTSTYKIVKRRLAAEGTRCSDPVWSRRGKESVYSPTPAVPTVG from the coding sequence ATGACGGTCACCGAAATGCTGCTGGCGCGCGCCGCGGACGACGGCCCCGGCCTGCGGTTCGAGGACTCGGCGTGGACGTGGCGGGAGCACGTGCAGCAGTGCGCCGACCACGCGGCGGTGCTGCGTTCGTTGCTGACCGGGCCGGTGAAGCACGTGGGTGTGCTGGCGGACAATGTGCCGTCGTTCTCGTTCCTGCTCGGCGGGTGCGCGTTCGCGGGGTCGGTGCTGGTCGGCCTGAACCCGACGCGCCGGGGCGCGGCGCTGGAGCGGGACATCCGGCTCTCCGACTGCCGGCTGGTGCTCACCGAGGGACGGCACGCGGCGCTGCTGGACGGCGTGGACGTGCCGGTGCTGGACCTGGACGGGCCGGAGTGGGCCGCGTTGCTGGATTCGTGCGCGGGCTCCCCGCTTTCCCCGGTGCCCGCAACGCCCGCGGACCTGCTGATGCTCATCTTCACCTCCGGCACCAGCGGCGACCCGAAGGCGGTGCGGTGCACGCACGAGAAGATCGCCCTCCCCGGGCAGATGCTGGCCTCCCGGTTCGGACTGTCCGGTTCGGACTGCGTGTACCTGTCGATGCCGATGTTCCACTCCAACGCGATCATGGCCGGATGGTCGGTCGGGCTCGCCGCGGGCGCGGCGCTGGCGATGCGGCGGCGGTTCTCGGCATCCGGTTTCCTGCACGACGTGCTGCGGTTCGGCGCCACGTACGCCAACTACGTGGGCAAGCCGCTGTCGTACGTGCTGGCAACGACCGAGTCGCCGGACGACGCCGACAACCCGCTGCGGATCGTGTACGGCAACGAGGGCGCGGAGGCGGACCTGGCCGAGTTCGGCCGCCGGTTCGGCTGCCACGTGGTGGACGCGTTCGGCTCGACCGAGGGCGGGATGGGGTTCGCCCGGACACCGGACACGCCGCCGGGGTCGCTGGGCCCGTTGCCGGAGGGGGTCGCGGTGCTGGACCCGGAAACCGGCTCGGTCTGCCCGCCGGGCGTGGTCGGGGAGCTGGTGAACACCGCCGGTGCGGGGGCGTTCGCGGGCTACTACAAGAACCCGGAGGCGGACGCCGAGCGGCTCCGCGACGGTCGGTACCACACCGGGGACCTGGCCTACGTGGACGAGAACGGGTTCTGCTTCTTCGCCGGGCGGCTCGGGGACTGGCTGCGGGTCGACGGCGAGAACCTCGGCACCGCGCCCATCGAGCGGGTCCTGCTGCGGCACCCGGCGATCGCGGAGGCGGCGGTGTACGCGGTGCCGGATCCGGCGGTCGGCGACCAGGTGCTGGCCGCGCTGGTGTTGTCGAGGCCGCTGTCGCCCGAGGAGTTCGGGGAGTTCCTGGCCGCGCAACCGGACCTCGGGCCGAAGCAGCTGCCACGGTTCGTGCGCCTTGTCAACGAACTCCCGCGGACATCCACGTACAAGATCGTGAAACGGCGGCTGGCGGCGGAGGGGACGCGGTGCTCCGATCCGGTGTGGTCGCGTCGTGGCAAGGAAAGCGTCTACTCGCCGACACCCGCGGTGCCTACGGTGGGCTGA
- a CDS encoding DUF1330 domain-containing protein → MGKVYALNLFDVADRAEYLAYSRRSAAEVSAHGGRVVALGKFREAATGEITPRQVMILVEWESPEAFESYRDDPALADLHPHRENGTSSYVWHLFDRLDDLRPILKAAE, encoded by the coding sequence ATGGGCAAGGTCTACGCGCTGAACCTGTTCGACGTCGCCGACCGCGCGGAGTACCTGGCGTACTCGCGCCGGTCGGCCGCGGAGGTATCCGCCCACGGCGGACGCGTGGTCGCGCTGGGCAAGTTCCGCGAGGCGGCGACCGGTGAGATCACCCCGCGCCAGGTGATGATCCTGGTCGAGTGGGAGTCACCGGAGGCGTTCGAGAGCTACCGGGACGACCCCGCACTGGCCGACCTCCACCCCCACCGGGAGAACGGCACCTCCTCCTACGTCTGGCACTTGTTCGACCGCCTGGACGACCTCCGCCCGATCCTGAAGGCCGCGGAGTAA